In Flavobacterium sp. CS20, a single window of DNA contains:
- a CDS encoding sugar transferase, with product MYRSALKPIFDFFFALTSLLILSPIFLIVTIALLFANQGQAFFLQKRPGKNERIFSIIKFKTMNDKKDKQGNLLPDAERLTTIGKFVRKTSLDEIPQLINVLKGDMSLIGTRPLLPEYLPLYNNEQKKRHNIKPGITSWAQVNGRNTVSWQDKFELDVYYVNHLSFKLDLKIILLTFKKVFKSEGISQTGEATAEKFKGNPS from the coding sequence ATGTATAGATCAGCTCTAAAACCCATATTCGATTTCTTTTTCGCTCTTACCAGTTTACTAATACTCAGCCCGATTTTCCTTATCGTTACAATCGCCCTGTTATTTGCTAACCAAGGGCAAGCTTTCTTCCTTCAAAAACGCCCAGGCAAAAATGAACGCATTTTTAGCATCATCAAGTTTAAAACGATGAACGACAAAAAAGATAAACAAGGGAACTTACTGCCAGATGCCGAGCGATTGACCACAATAGGAAAATTTGTTCGCAAAACCTCTCTAGACGAAATACCACAGTTAATAAATGTTTTAAAAGGTGATATGAGCTTAATCGGTACTCGACCCTTACTGCCAGAATATTTACCCTTATACAACAATGAGCAAAAAAAACGCCACAACATCAAGCCTGGCATCACAAGTTGGGCACAAGTCAATGGCAGAAACACTGTTAGTTGGCAAGATAAATTTGAGTTAGATGTGTATTATGTCAATCATTTAAGCTTTAAATTAGATTTAAAAATTATACTTTTGACCTTCAAGAAGGTTTTTAAAAGCGAAGGCATTAGTCAGACCGGAGAAGCTACTGCAGAAAAATTTAAAGGAAACCCATCATGA
- a CDS encoding acetyltransferase, whose product MIQIYGASGHAKVVLDCLLSQGVSEFYIIDDDSRIKSILNFEVHQTHKAKPIQSIIAIGNNYTRQKISQTLDFNYTKAIHKTALVSNFSSIDKGSVVFAYAVVNANSKIGQHCIINTSAVVEHDCIVNDYVHISPNATLCGGVSVGELSQVGAGAVVNPGVSIGKNSIIGAGAVVTKDVPDNVVVVGNPAKVIKTINKKI is encoded by the coding sequence ATGATTCAAATATACGGTGCCAGTGGTCACGCTAAGGTGGTTTTAGACTGTCTTTTAAGTCAAGGTGTTTCAGAATTTTATATCATTGATGATGATTCTAGGATAAAATCAATTCTAAATTTTGAAGTTCATCAAACTCATAAAGCTAAACCTATACAAAGCATAATCGCGATTGGGAATAATTATACCAGACAAAAAATCAGTCAGACTTTAGATTTTAATTACACAAAAGCCATACACAAAACGGCTTTAGTCTCTAATTTTTCATCTATAGATAAAGGTAGTGTTGTTTTTGCTTATGCTGTGGTCAATGCTAATTCAAAAATTGGACAACACTGTATCATCAACACCTCTGCTGTTGTAGAACACGATTGTATTGTCAATGACTATGTGCATATTTCACCTAATGCCACGCTTTGTGGTGGTGTTAGTGTGGGTGAGTTAAGTCAAGTTGGTGCTGGTGCTGTTGTCAATCCTGGAGTTTCAATAGGCAAAAATTCAATTATCGGAGCAGGTGCTGTTGTGACTAAAGACGTTCCTGATAATGTGGTGGTGGTTGGCAACCCTGCAAAAGTTATTAAGACCATAAACAAAAAAATATAA
- a CDS encoding sugar transferase, whose protein sequence is MSLNSKQKFVKRAIDLGLSVLGLIVLYPFFLVLFIFTSLDTNSFGLIAQTRIGKGAKPFKLLKFKTMRDTDQPQNYITTLNDPRITKFGRFLRKTKLDEIPQLWNVLIGDMSLVSPRPDVPGYADQLQGQDRIILSVRPGITYPASLTFRNEEEILAQQKHPKQYNDEVICTKKVKINKAYVENYSFLNDIKIIVKTIFG, encoded by the coding sequence GTGAGCCTTAATAGTAAACAGAAATTTGTTAAAAGAGCAATAGACCTAGGGCTTTCAGTTTTAGGTTTAATTGTTTTATACCCTTTTTTTTTAGTATTGTTTATTTTCACAAGTCTAGACACAAACTCTTTTGGATTAATTGCACAGACGCGCATCGGTAAGGGCGCTAAACCTTTTAAATTACTTAAATTTAAAACCATGCGAGACACTGATCAACCGCAAAACTACATCACAACCCTAAACGACCCGCGCATCACAAAATTCGGTCGCTTTTTACGCAAAACCAAACTCGATGAAATCCCTCAACTTTGGAATGTACTCATTGGCGATATGAGTTTAGTCAGCCCACGACCCGATGTGCCAGGTTATGCTGATCAACTTCAAGGTCAAGATAGAATAATTCTTTCCGTAAGGCCAGGTATCACATACCCAGCATCTCTAACTTTTAGAAATGAAGAAGAAATTTTAGCCCAACAAAAACATCCAAAACAATACAACGACGAAGTCATTTGTACCAAAAAGGTAAAAATTAATAAAGCTTATGTTGAAAACTATAGCTTTTTAAACGACATAAAAATCATCGTCAAAACTATTTTTGGATAA